A DNA window from Sphingomonas changnyeongensis contains the following coding sequences:
- a CDS encoding acyl-CoA dehydrogenase family protein, which produces MDFSFNETQQMLRDTLARYLADTYDFDTRRKWIAGEAGRDPGIWRALATELGILGAPFAEAHGGLGGGAVENMIVMEQLGEAIAIEPYLQTVVIGGGALKAVGGAVADSVIPQIIAGDAVIAFAYAEPQGRYELSNLRTTARRDGAGWVLNGHKAVVYGAPWATHLLVTARTGGGQRDADGIGLFLVEANRPGIVRRDYPTVDGFRASEVYFEQCAVGAEALLGGEGDALPLIEQVVDEAVAALCAEATGVMRRLHTGTMDYAKQRKQFGRAIADFQVLQHRLVDMFMEVEQAVSMTLMATLRLGLPAAERSAAVSQAKARIGRGLRFTGQSAVQIHGGIGITDELAIGHYFKRATMIEGQFGSVDHHLARYEALALAD; this is translated from the coding sequence ATGGATTTCAGCTTCAACGAGACGCAGCAGATGCTGCGCGACACGCTTGCGCGCTATCTGGCCGATACCTATGATTTCGACACCCGCCGCAAATGGATCGCGGGCGAGGCCGGGCGCGATCCCGGCATCTGGCGGGCGCTGGCGACCGAGCTTGGCATATTGGGCGCGCCCTTTGCCGAAGCACATGGCGGCCTGGGCGGCGGCGCGGTCGAAAACATGATCGTGATGGAACAGCTGGGCGAAGCGATCGCGATCGAGCCTTATCTGCAGACGGTCGTCATCGGCGGCGGCGCGCTCAAGGCCGTGGGCGGGGCGGTTGCCGATTCGGTCATCCCCCAGATCATCGCTGGCGATGCCGTCATCGCCTTTGCCTATGCCGAGCCGCAGGGCCGGTATGAGCTGTCGAACCTGCGCACGACCGCGCGGCGCGACGGCGCAGGCTGGGTGCTCAACGGCCACAAGGCGGTCGTCTATGGCGCGCCCTGGGCGACGCATCTGCTCGTCACCGCCCGCACCGGCGGCGGCCAGCGCGATGCCGACGGCATCGGCCTGTTCCTTGTCGAGGCGAACCGGCCCGGCATCGTCCGCCGCGACTATCCGACCGTCGATGGCTTCCGCGCGTCCGAAGTCTATTTCGAACAGTGCGCGGTCGGGGCCGAGGCGCTGCTGGGTGGGGAGGGCGATGCCCTGCCGCTCATCGAGCAGGTGGTCGACGAAGCGGTCGCTGCGCTGTGCGCCGAAGCCACCGGCGTGATGCGCCGCCTGCACACCGGCACGATGGACTATGCCAAGCAGCGCAAGCAGTTCGGTCGCGCCATCGCCGATTTCCAGGTGCTCCAGCACCGGCTGGTCGATATGTTCATGGAAGTCGAGCAGGCGGTATCGATGACGCTGATGGCGACGCTGCGGCTCGGCCTGCCGGCGGCCGAGCGGAGTGCGGCGGTCAGCCAGGCCAAGGCCCGGATCGGCCGCGGGCTGCGCTTCACCGGGCAGAGCGCGGTCCAGATCCATGGCGGCATCGGCATCACCGACGAGCTGGCGATCGGCCATTATTTCAAGCGTGCAACGATGATCG
- a CDS encoding DNA polymerase III subunit chi: MKIDFYHLQSSPVAAVLPRIAERVLAGGGRLLVVSADPAQRALIDRALWTYAPDSFLPHAETGAGDDAAQPVLIAAEPAPVNRADHVALIDGQWRDAALGFARAFHLFDDAAIDAARAAWRSLAATPDAERRFWRQDGDGRWVQAA, encoded by the coding sequence GTGAAGATCGATTTCTATCATCTCCAGTCCAGCCCGGTCGCGGCGGTGCTGCCCCGCATTGCCGAGCGGGTGCTGGCCGGGGGCGGGCGGCTGCTGGTCGTCAGCGCCGATCCGGCCCAGCGCGCGCTGATCGACCGGGCGCTGTGGACCTATGCCCCCGACAGCTTCCTGCCCCATGCCGAGACAGGGGCTGGCGACGATGCCGCCCAGCCGGTGCTGATCGCCGCCGAGCCTGCGCCCGTGAACCGCGCCGATCATGTCGCGCTGATCGACGGGCAGTGGCGCGATGCGGCGCTTGGCTTTGCCCGTGCCTTTCACCTGTTCGACGACGCCGCGATCGATGCGGCGCGGGCGGCGTGGCGCAGCCTGGCCGCGACGCCCGATGCCGAGCGGCGGTTCTGGCGGCAGGATGGTGACGGACGCTGGGTGCAGGCGGCGTGA
- the ndk gene encoding nucleoside-diphosphate kinase, with protein MAATRTFSIIKPDATRRNLTGAVTKMLEDAGLRVVASKRIHMTREQAEGFYAVHKERPFFNDLVSFMISGPVVVQVLEGENAVQRNRDIMGATNPANAEPGTIRKELAESIEANSVHGSDSEENAAIEIAFFFKPEEIVG; from the coding sequence ATGGCCGCGACCCGCACCTTTTCGATCATCAAGCCCGATGCCACGCGCCGCAACCTGACTGGCGCGGTCACCAAGATGCTGGAAGACGCCGGCCTGCGCGTCGTCGCGTCGAAGCGCATCCACATGACCCGCGAACAGGCCGAGGGCTTTTATGCCGTCCACAAGGAACGGCCCTTCTTCAACGACTTGGTGTCGTTCATGATTTCCGGCCCGGTCGTGGTGCAGGTGCTTGAGGGCGAGAACGCCGTGCAGCGCAACCGCGACATCATGGGCGCGACCAACCCGGCGAATGCCGAGCCGGGCACGATCCGCAAGGAACTGGCCGAATCGATCGAAGCGAACTCGGTCCATGGGTCGGATTCGGAAGAAAATGCCGCGATCGAAATCGCCTTCTTCTTCAAGCCGGAAGAAATCGTCGGCTGA
- a CDS encoding acyl-CoA dehydrogenase family protein — MDLEFSPADIAFREEARAFIAENYPAHLRAKADEGEELAKEDFLAWHRILAEKGWVAPAWPTQYGGPGWTTTQRYIWSEELARADTIPIMPFGINMVGPVIYTFGTAEQKARFLPRILSGDDWWCQGYSEPGAGSDLASLRTRAVRDGDHYIVNGQKTWTTLAQHADWGFFLVRTDPDAKQQEGISFLLIDMKTPGITVRPIITLGGEHEVNEVWLEDVRVPVENRIYEENKGWTCAKFLLAHERTGIAGVARSKRGVERIKTIARAEMDGDRPLIANAFFKRKIAELEMDLTALEFTELRTLASEAAGRGPGPESSLLKIKGTEIQQRLTELALEAVGHYGAPYFRGFPTGDNATPIGPDYAHRAAPTYFNGRKTSIYGGSNEIQRNIIAKMVLGL; from the coding sequence ATGGACCTGGAGTTCAGCCCCGCCGACATCGCGTTCCGCGAGGAGGCCCGCGCCTTCATCGCCGAAAACTATCCCGCGCATCTGCGCGCAAAGGCCGATGAGGGCGAGGAACTGGCCAAAGAGGATTTTCTGGCCTGGCACCGGATCCTGGCCGAGAAAGGCTGGGTGGCCCCGGCATGGCCGACCCAATATGGCGGCCCCGGCTGGACGACGACGCAGCGTTACATCTGGTCGGAAGAACTGGCGCGCGCCGACACCATCCCGATCATGCCCTTTGGCATCAACATGGTCGGCCCGGTGATCTACACCTTCGGCACGGCCGAGCAGAAGGCGCGCTTCCTGCCGCGCATCCTGTCGGGCGATGACTGGTGGTGCCAGGGCTATTCGGAACCGGGTGCCGGGTCCGACCTCGCGTCGCTGCGCACCCGCGCGGTGCGCGACGGCGATCATTACATCGTCAACGGCCAGAAGACGTGGACGACGCTGGCCCAGCATGCCGACTGGGGCTTTTTCCTCGTCCGCACCGATCCCGACGCCAAGCAGCAGGAAGGCATTTCGTTCCTGCTCATCGACATGAAGACGCCGGGCATCACCGTGCGGCCGATCATCACGCTCGGCGGCGAGCATGAGGTGAACGAGGTGTGGCTCGAGGATGTGCGCGTGCCCGTCGAGAACCGCATCTATGAGGAAAACAAGGGCTGGACCTGCGCCAAGTTCCTGCTTGCCCATGAACGCACCGGCATTGCCGGCGTCGCGCGGTCGAAGCGCGGCGTGGAGCGGATCAAGACCATCGCCCGTGCCGAGATGGACGGCGACCGTCCGCTGATCGCCAATGCGTTTTTCAAGCGCAAGATCGCCGAGCTGGAAATGGACCTGACCGCGCTCGAGTTCACCGAGCTGCGCACGCTTGCCTCCGAGGCGGCGGGCCGCGGGCCGGGGCCGGAATCCTCGCTGCTCAAGATCAAGGGCACCGAGATCCAGCAGCGCCTGACCGAACTCGCGCTCGAGGCGGTCGGCCATTATGGCGCGCCCTATTTCCGGGGCTTCCCGACCGGCGACAATGCGACGCCGATCGGCCCGGATTATGCGCACCGTGCCGCGCCGACCTATTTCAACGGCCGCAAGACCAGCATCTATGGCGGCTCGAACGAGATTCAGCGCAACATCATCGCCAAGATGGTGCTGGGCCTCTGA
- a CDS encoding transglycosylase domain-containing protein, translating to MRDEDAEREPIIVDDGWPDHSGAADASVPPARRRLFWPLRLVLRFWRQLLALILLLVIAAAIWLSVTAPLSRSLEPISPPSITLAASDGTPIAAKGAIIAAPVELAKLPPHVAGAFMAIEDRRFYDHWGVDPWGIARAAWRNLVAGGVREGGSTITQQLAKVAFLNDERRFGRKAQEMLIAFWLEAWLTKDQILERYLSNVYFGDNVYGLRAAARHYFSRDVERLTVGEAAMLAGLVKAPSRLAPTRNLAGARARARLVLAAMVETGAITEAQARAAQPIRLRVTRDRQMPGGTYFADWVLPAARDQAGAVYERQVIRTTLDRRLQKIAERVVRQNAIADTQMALVAMRPDGQVVAMVGGRSYRESPFNRATQARRQPGSTFKLFVYLAAIRAGMTPDTIVDDSPVTIDGWSPTNNDGRYRGRITLRQAFALSSNVVAARLAERVGRRAVIQAARDLGITSPLGDQPSLALGTSGVTLIELTAAYAAVAGNALPVTPYGLPRAEEGWLSAVWNRPGKLGQRERDMLLDLLSAAVDSGTGRRAALSIDAFGKTGTTQNARDAIFVGFAGDLVVGVWVGRDDNRPIPGISGGGAPARAWADFMAGAIDGAALAPAPEDEPENLIDPVGALVDADNMTVDIDIGPIDLGVTIDGDGVTVSDAAEGETGPGPAGESPPESRRPPPVPAPPRGEPRIP from the coding sequence ATGCGCGACGAGGATGCTGAGCGCGAGCCGATCATAGTGGACGATGGCTGGCCGGATCATTCCGGCGCGGCCGATGCGTCCGTCCCGCCAGCACGGCGGCGGCTGTTCTGGCCGCTCAGGCTCGTGCTGCGTTTCTGGCGGCAGCTGCTGGCGCTTATCCTGCTGCTGGTCATTGCTGCGGCAATCTGGCTGTCGGTGACCGCACCTTTGTCGCGCTCGCTCGAGCCGATCTCGCCGCCCAGCATCACGCTTGCGGCAAGCGACGGCACGCCGATTGCCGCCAAGGGCGCGATCATCGCCGCCCCGGTCGAACTGGCCAAGCTGCCGCCGCATGTCGCCGGCGCGTTCATGGCGATCGAGGACCGGCGCTTCTACGATCATTGGGGGGTCGATCCCTGGGGCATCGCCCGTGCCGCCTGGCGCAATCTGGTGGCGGGCGGCGTGCGCGAGGGCGGCAGCACCATCACCCAGCAGCTCGCCAAGGTCGCGTTCCTGAACGATGAACGCCGGTTCGGCCGCAAGGCGCAGGAAATGCTGATCGCCTTCTGGCTGGAGGCGTGGCTGACCAAGGACCAGATCCTCGAACGCTATCTGTCGAACGTCTATTTCGGCGACAATGTCTATGGCCTGCGCGCCGCCGCCCGCCATTATTTCAGCCGCGATGTCGAACGGCTGACGGTGGGCGAGGCGGCGATGCTCGCCGGGCTGGTCAAGGCGCCGTCGCGGCTTGCGCCGACGCGCAACCTGGCGGGCGCACGGGCGCGGGCGCGGCTGGTGCTGGCGGCGATGGTCGAAACCGGGGCGATCACCGAGGCTCAGGCGCGGGCCGCGCAGCCGATCCGCCTGCGTGTGACCCGCGACCGGCAGATGCCGGGCGGCACCTATTTTGCCGACTGGGTGCTGCCCGCCGCGCGCGATCAGGCGGGGGCCGTCTATGAGCGCCAGGTGATCCGCACGACGCTTGACCGCCGGCTGCAGAAGATTGCCGAGCGGGTCGTCCGCCAGAATGCGATCGCGGATACGCAGATGGCGCTGGTGGCGATGCGCCCGGACGGGCAGGTGGTGGCGATGGTCGGCGGGCGCAGCTACCGCGAAAGCCCGTTCAACCGCGCCACCCAGGCGCGCCGCCAGCCGGGTTCGACGTTCAAGCTGTTCGTCTATCTGGCCGCGATCCGCGCCGGCATGACGCCGGACACGATCGTCGACGACAGCCCGGTGACGATCGACGGCTGGTCGCCGACCAACAATGACGGGCGCTATCGCGGCCGCATCACGCTGCGCCAGGCCTTTGCGCTGTCGAGCAATGTTGTCGCCGCGCGGCTGGCCGAGCGGGTCGGGCGGCGCGCGGTCATTCAGGCGGCGCGCGATCTGGGCATCACCAGCCCGCTTGGCGACCAGCCCAGCCTTGCGCTCGGCACGTCGGGGGTGACGCTGATCGAACTGACCGCCGCCTATGCCGCGGTTGCGGGCAACGCCCTGCCGGTGACCCCCTATGGCCTGCCCCGTGCCGAGGAAGGCTGGCTGAGCGCGGTGTGGAACCGGCCCGGAAAGCTCGGCCAGCGCGAGCGCGACATGCTGCTCGACCTGCTGTCGGCGGCGGTCGACAGCGGCACGGGGCGGCGCGCGGCCCTGTCGATCGATGCGTTCGGCAAGACCGGCACCACCCAGAATGCCCGCGATGCGATCTTTGTCGGCTTTGCCGGCGATCTGGTGGTGGGCGTGTGGGTCGGGCGTGACGACAACCGGCCGATCCCCGGCATTTCGGGCGGCGGCGCGCCGGCCCGCGCCTGGGCCGATTTCATGGCGGGCGCGATCGACGGTGCGGCGCTCGCCCCGGCGCCGGAGGATGAGCCGGAAAATCTGATCGATCCGGTCGGCGCGCTGGTCGATGCCGACAACATGACCGTCGACATCGATATCGGCCCGATCGACCTTGGCGTCACGATCGACGGGGACGGGGTGACCGTGTCCGACGCGGCGGAGGGCGAAACCGGCCCCGGACCGGCGGGCGAATCACCGCCCGAATCGCGCCGGCCGCCGCCCGTTCCCGCGCCGCCGCGGGGCGAGCCGCGGATACCGTAA